The following DNA comes from Chthoniobacterales bacterium.
TCCGGCGGCGCGACCGACGGCGCTCATGCTAAATGCGGCGAAAAGATACGGCAGCAAGCCACCGATGAAGAGGCCGATGATAACTTTCGGGTCTTTTAGAGAGAACGCGAGAGCGGTGTCGAGCGCAGTTCCAGTGATATGGCGGACGGTTTCGAGGTGGTGTTTCAGGTCCACGTAATAGCTGCCGAAAAGAACGACCGCTGCCAGACCGGCGCTGGCGATGGCGTAGCCTTTGGTGACGGCCTTCATGGTGTTGCCGACGGCGTCGAGTTCATCGGTGACAACTCGCACAGAGGCGGGCATTTCGCTCATTGTGGCGACCCCGCCTGCGTTGTCCGTGATCGGCCCAAACGCGTCGAGTGAGATAATAATGCCAGCCATCGAGAGCATCGACATGACGGCGATGGCGATTCCGTAAAGTCCGCCGCAGGAATAGCTGAGCCAGATGGAAGTGCAAATCGCGAGCACAGGCAGCGCCGTGGCGTGCTGGCCCATGGCGAGACCTTCAATGATGTTCGTGGCGTGGCCCGTTTCCGAGGATTTGGCGATTTTCCGGACCGGGCTGTATTCGGTCGAGGTGTAGTAATTAGTGATCGCGACCGCGACGACGGTCATGGCGAGGCCGACGAGCGAGGCGAGATAAAGCTGGTTTGCGGAATAAAAAATCTGACCGCCGCCGAGGATGTCGTTGACGGTGAGGCCGTTGCGGAAGAGCGCGTGGGTTGTCGGATAAAACGCAGCCGCGCAGAGGACGCCGCTGAAGGCCACGCCGCCCATGAGGGCGCCGGCAGGTTTGAGCGAGGTCTTGTTCACGAAAAGAATCCCGAGAATCGAGGCGACGATCGCGATGCCGCCGAGCAGGAACGGGAACGCGACGGCTTCCACGCTTCCGGTGCCAGCCGAGGTGAGCGAGCCGACCAGAATCGCGCCGATCAGGCTCACCGCATATGTCTCAAATACGTCCGCCGCCATGCCTGCGCAATCACCGACGTTGTCGCCGACGTTGTCCGCGATGGTCGCCGGATTGCGAGGATCGTCTTCATCCAGATTCTGCTCGACCTTGCCTACGAGATCCGCGCCGACATCGGCAGCCTTCGTATAAATGCCGCCGCCGAGACGTGCGAAAACAGAAATCAACGACGCGCCCAAAGCCACGCCGACGAGGCTGGAAACGGCTTGTTCCGGGTGCCAGGCGTGCATCACCATCCAAAAACCGCCGACCGATAGCAATGCAAGTCCGACCACGAGCAGTCCGGTGACCGCGCCGCCGTTAAAGGCCACGCGCAGGGCGTTTTTCGAGCCGATCGTCGCCGCCTGCGCGGTGCGGACGTTGGAAATAACGGCGACTCGCATTCCGATGAAACCCGCCACCAGCGAGCAGCCCGCTCCGAGGATGAAACCGACAGCGGTGGGCAGGTCTTTCTTATAGGCGACGAGCAAAACGATGAGCACCGCGATGACCAGAATGGACCGCACCTGGCGTCCCAGATACGCCTTGGCTCCCTCTTCGATGGCTCCGGCGATCTGCCGCATCCGCTCGTTGCCAGGAGAGGCCCGAATAATGGTTTTGATTAAAAACAAAGCCACGAGCAGGCCAAAAATCGAACAAAGAATGGCAAACCAAACACTGACGCCAGCTAGAGAGACTGCAATTATGGGGGAAAACATAGATGAAATTTGGAGTGAGGAGGACGCACAGGTTATTCAACCTGACTCATCTGGCAACGGAAAAGACAATCGCTCCCATCCCGTCTCGAATCGGGTTACACCCCGGCCTGAAGCCCGGCGCATTCCCATCGTTCCGCGTTATCACCCAAAGCCACGGCGGTAAATCCACTCCATCTCCGCAGCATTCGGAGATAGACGCTCCAGTGGCGGTCTCTATACTGCCCATTTTTGAAGCATGGAGACGGATTACAAAGTTAAGCTCGAAGTATTTGAAGGTCCGCTCGACCTCCTGCTTTACCTCGTGAAACAGGATGAGATCGATATTTACGAGATCTCCATCGAGCGGATCACGAAGCAATATCTGACCTATCTCGACGCCTTCAAAATGCTCGATCTCGACGTGGCCGGGGAATTTCTCGTGATGGCGGCGAACCTGATTTACCTGAAAAGCCGCAGTCTCCTACCGGTCGCCGTGCAGCCGCCGGAGGACGATGCCGACGAGGAGGACCCGCGCTGGGATCTCATCCGCCAGCTCATCGAATACAAGAAATTCAAGGACGCCGCGACGCATCTCCAGCAGCGCGAGTTGTATCAGGAAAACCTCATCGCCCGCAGCCCGGAGACGCCGGATTTTGAAAAAGAATCCCCGCTCCTGACCAGCGAAGTCGGGATTTTCGATCTCATCAACGCCTTCCAGAAAATCCTCAAGCGGCTCGATAAACAGGAAGACCTGCGGGAGATTTTCGAGGAAAATTTCAGCGTTTCCGACAAGATCGGCCACATCCAGCGTGTTCTTTCACGGGGGAGTTCCATTCGATTCACCGAGCTGTTTGCCAATGCGGCGTCGCGCACCGAGGTGGTCGTCACCTTCCTCGCGTTGCTGGAGTTGATCCGCATGAAACGCCTGCGCGTTGTCCAGATCGATCCCTTTTCCGAGATCGAGATCCACGGAATTTCCTAGACGACCGCCGCCGGGAGCAAGGTCGCAATCTCGGCGATGACCGTGGCGTGATCGCGCACATCGTAATGGAACCCGCGAAAGCCGACTTCGCGCGCCGATTTGATGTTGGAAAGCAGGTCGTCGATGAAGCCTGTGTGCTCCGGGACGACGTTGAAACGCTTCGCCGCAAGCTGGAAAATCTCCGGGTCGGGCTTGGCCATGCCGACCTCGTGCGAATACACGCCATCCTCAAAATAATGGAAGATCGGATACGTCTCCAAGACGTGGTCGAGGTGAATCGCGCTGGTGTTCGAGAGCAGATAGAGCGGGAGCTTGCCGTGGAGCGACTCAACAAAATCCACCATCGGCTGGTTGATGGTAAAAATGTCTTCCCAGATGTCTGAAAAATCCTTGGGCGTGCCCCGGAAGCGAAGAGTTTTCACCACGCCCGTTTCAAAGGCCTCGCGGCTGATCGCGCCGGTTTCGCAGAGGTTTTTCAGCCGTTCCACCTCGGCCATGG
Coding sequences within:
- a CDS encoding sodium-translocating pyrophosphatase translates to MFSPIIAVSLAGVSVWFAILCSIFGLLVALFLIKTIIRASPGNERMRQIAGAIEEGAKAYLGRQVRSILVIAVLIVLLVAYKKDLPTAVGFILGAGCSLVAGFIGMRVAVISNVRTAQAATIGSKNALRVAFNGGAVTGLLVVGLALLSVGGFWMVMHAWHPEQAVSSLVGVALGASLISVFARLGGGIYTKAADVGADLVGKVEQNLDEDDPRNPATIADNVGDNVGDCAGMAADVFETYAVSLIGAILVGSLTSAGTGSVEAVAFPFLLGGIAIVASILGILFVNKTSLKPAGALMGGVAFSGVLCAAAFYPTTHALFRNGLTVNDILGGGQIFYSANQLYLASLVGLAMTVVAVAITNYYTSTEYSPVRKIAKSSETGHATNIIEGLAMGQHATALPVLAICTSIWLSYSCGGLYGIAIAVMSMLSMAGIIISLDAFGPITDNAGGVATMSEMPASVRVVTDELDAVGNTMKAVTKGYAIASAGLAAVVLFGSYYVDLKHHLETVRHITGTALDTALAFSLKDPKVIIGLFIGGLLPYLFAAFSMSAVGRAAGAVVSEVRRQIKAKPGILTGQDIPDYGTCVDIVTKAALKEMIVPALLPILVVILVAMIHNGGPTILGGVLVGSIVTGLFLGISMTSSGGAWDNAKKYIEEGHHGGKHSEAHKASVTGDTVGDPYKDTAGPAINPMIKVANIVAILIIPLVA
- a CDS encoding segregation/condensation protein A, with amino-acid sequence METDYKVKLEVFEGPLDLLLYLVKQDEIDIYEISIERITKQYLTYLDAFKMLDLDVAGEFLVMAANLIYLKSRSLLPVAVQPPEDDADEEDPRWDLIRQLIEYKKFKDAATHLQQRELYQENLIARSPETPDFEKESPLLTSEVGIFDLINAFQKILKRLDKQEDLREIFEENFSVSDKIGHIQRVLSRGSSIRFTELFANAASRTEVVVTFLALLELIRMKRLRVVQIDPFSEIEIHGIS
- a CDS encoding HAD family phosphatase, producing MLQALIFDIGNVLLEFDFRVAYEKLDSLSDGFDVAAMAEVERLKNLCETGAISREAFETGVVKTLRFRGTPKDFSDIWEDIFTINQPMVDFVESLHGKLPLYLLSNTSAIHLDHVLETYPIFHYFEDGVYSHEVGMAKPDPEIFQLAAKRFNVVPEHTGFIDDLLSNIKSAREVGFRGFHYDVRDHATVIAEIATLLPAAVV